The Sulfitobacter sp. SK011 genome has a window encoding:
- a CDS encoding efflux RND transporter periplasmic adaptor subunit, protein MKLLLLAPILLVTALPLGAAENTGGPKGLPQIDTPRPVISDIVSLSASARASFVGVVAAKTEIDLGFPVHGTLAARLVDTGDIVIGGDLLAQLDPEDFDADVRAAEAGVAVAVANLRSATDAQNRAKQLAGRGVDAATRLEDTDRALTAAQARHDQALASLASAREIRNYAALRAPQDGVITSVHAEAGATLAAGEVIVTLAGARGREVVIDLSEQDVANFDIGAPFTAELIAIPGMTATAVLTRIDPVAERSTRTRRLHLSLDQSAADGFRLGALAVVTPDAQADGVLSLPRSAILTPETAPHIWVVDRSTNTVHARPVTLGEDFGGRIRVAQGLKVGDEVVLKGIHSLKDGQVVGPQVALP, encoded by the coding sequence GTGAAACTGCTGCTGCTCGCACCAATCCTGCTTGTGACCGCTCTGCCGCTTGGGGCTGCCGAAAACACGGGCGGGCCAAAAGGCCTGCCCCAAATCGACACGCCGCGGCCGGTCATCTCGGATATTGTCAGCCTGTCGGCGTCGGCCCGCGCCAGCTTTGTCGGGGTTGTTGCTGCCAAGACCGAGATCGATCTGGGGTTTCCTGTGCATGGCACACTTGCCGCGCGGCTGGTGGATACCGGCGATATTGTCATCGGTGGTGATCTGCTTGCGCAGCTTGACCCGGAAGATTTTGACGCCGATGTGCGCGCCGCCGAGGCAGGTGTCGCTGTCGCGGTGGCCAATCTGCGATCTGCAACCGATGCGCAGAACCGGGCCAAGCAACTGGCCGGACGTGGCGTCGATGCTGCCACCCGCCTCGAAGACACCGACCGCGCATTGACCGCTGCACAGGCACGCCACGATCAGGCGCTTGCCTCGCTTGCCAGTGCGCGTGAAATCCGCAATTACGCCGCGCTGCGTGCCCCGCAGGATGGCGTCATCACCAGCGTGCATGCCGAAGCCGGGGCGACACTGGCAGCGGGCGAGGTGATTGTGACGCTGGCCGGGGCCCGTGGCCGCGAGGTCGTGATCGACCTGAGTGAGCAGGATGTGGCGAACTTTGACATCGGCGCGCCTTTTACGGCTGAACTGATCGCCATTCCCGGCATGACTGCCACCGCCGTGCTGACGCGGATTGATCCAGTTGCCGAACGCAGCACCCGCACCCGCCGCCTGCACCTGTCGCTGGATCAGTCCGCAGCCGACGGTTTCAGATTGGGGGCATTGGCGGTGGTGACGCCCGACGCACAGGCCGATGGCGTGCTGAGCCTGCCGCGCAGCGCGATTTTGACCCCTGAAACAGCACCGCACATCTGGGTTGTGGACCGCAGCACCAACACCGTCCACGCCCGCCCCGTAACACTGGGCGAGGATTTCGGCGGCCGCATCCGCGTCGCACAGGGCCTCAAGGTCGGGGATGAAGTCGTGCTGAAAGGCATTCATTCGTTGAAGGACGGGCAAGTCGTTGGCCCGCAGGTCGCATTGCCATGA
- a CDS encoding TAXI family TRAP transporter solute-binding subunit, translated as MKLSRRIFMSGVAAAPLLHLTTLPAFAAERVFFGIATGGTGGTYYPLGGMLAQLISNTAEIPDTKLSATAETGNASVANAQLLGRAEIESAFVAADILDAAYKGVNQFEGEKAESIRAIGALYPETVQLVVRADSGIETFADLKGKTISSGSPGSGQWQLLGDLMIAHGMTREDVTEDFSSFSQSVDKIKDGNLDASLITAGSPTSSVTDLANGHDIRIVPLNGPAIVKLQETQPYYANAILAGGTYKGQDNDVETLAVRAIWATHADVPDDIIYAVTKALYENTETLGNVHPKGKEISLEKALESVSVPLHPGAEKYYVEKGIK; from the coding sequence ATGAAACTTTCACGTCGTATCTTTATGAGTGGCGTCGCTGCAGCACCGCTGCTGCATTTGACCACCTTGCCCGCCTTTGCTGCAGAGCGGGTGTTTTTCGGTATCGCAACCGGTGGCACCGGGGGTACTTATTATCCTTTGGGTGGCATGCTGGCGCAGCTGATCTCGAACACGGCGGAAATCCCAGATACCAAACTGTCGGCTACCGCCGAGACCGGTAATGCATCTGTCGCCAACGCGCAGCTTCTTGGCCGTGCCGAAATCGAATCTGCCTTTGTCGCGGCGGATATTCTGGACGCCGCCTATAAGGGCGTGAACCAGTTCGAGGGAGAAAAGGCCGAGAGCATCCGCGCCATCGGCGCACTTTACCCCGAGACGGTTCAGCTTGTTGTGCGCGCCGATTCAGGGATCGAGACATTCGCGGACCTCAAGGGCAAGACCATCTCTTCGGGCTCTCCGGGGTCCGGCCAATGGCAGTTGCTGGGTGACCTGATGATCGCGCATGGCATGACCCGCGAAGACGTCACCGAAGACTTTTCGTCGTTCTCGCAGTCGGTGGACAAGATCAAGGACGGCAACCTCGACGCCTCTTTGATCACCGCAGGTTCGCCCACGTCGTCGGTCACTGATCTGGCCAACGGTCATGACATCCGCATCGTGCCTTTGAACGGGCCCGCGATTGTGAAATTGCAGGAAACTCAGCCGTATTACGCGAATGCGATCCTCGCAGGCGGTACCTACAAGGGTCAGGACAATGATGTTGAAACGCTCGCCGTGCGGGCGATCTGGGCAACCCATGCGGATGTGCCGGACGACATCATCTATGCGGTGACCAAGGCGCTTTACGAGAACACTGAAACTTTGGGTAACGTGCACCCGAAGGGTAAGGAAATCTCGCTTGAAAAGGCATTGGAAAGCGTGTCGGTGCCACTGCATCCGGGTGCCGAGAAATATTATGTGGAGAAAGGCATCAAGTGA
- a CDS encoding efflux RND transporter permease subunit, whose protein sequence is MKSFNLSDWALKHRSFVWFLMIISLVAGALSYVNIGREEDPDFSIKTMIIQAALPGASTTETLRQVTDRIEKKLEDLESLDFTRSVTGPGLAIVYVELLPTTKADQLPRIWQTVRNYMGDIRGEFPQEFAGFQFNDNFGDVFGNIYAFTSDGYSPREMRDYVERVRRAVQALDDAGKVEIFGVREETIYLEFSTERLAALGLNQQAVLNTLSAQNAIIPSGVIDAGDEQVLVRVGGQFEGTESLEDINLRVGERFFRLTDVADIKRGYVDPPSTMFRYNGTEAMGLSVGMRKGANIIDFGAELTAVMTLAQADMPIGITIHQVADQPHVVDEAVGHFIQALIEAVLIVLAVSFISLGVRAGLVVTITIPLVLAITFVILDYYGITLQRISLGALIIALGLLVDDAMIAIETMISQLEKGETLTRAASYAWTSIAAPMLTGTLITVAGFIPIGLNTSAAGEFTFSLFVVIAVSLLISWIVAVLFAPLLGVTLLPAKMKAHDAGPGRLRRGFHRILHSAMRFRWLTIMATVVVFGGAIWGMRFVENQFFPNSDRPELLVDFTLPQNASITATQTQMDRMERHLEGNDHVLFWSSYVGRGAPRFLLSFNVLTPGANTGQIVIQTPSVQDRDALRTQLREIAAQEFPGTDIYVKLLEIGPPVGRPVQYRLSGPDTDVVRDTARDLAALMATDDRLTSIVMDWNEPARVIRVNILQDKARQLGISAADIAGALNAIYDGTQITQLRDATYLVDIVARGAPDDRTSVEALANLQLNATDGAVIPLRAVATFDFGTEQPVIHQRDRMPTITVKAAIATDDQPDTIANDLADKIADFRAALPFGYSVVVGGTVESSADSQGPIAAVVPLMMLIMLSLIMVQMQGFRLTFVVLCVAPLGLIGVVAALVPSGAPLGFVAILGVLALVGILIRNSIILVHEIEELCRAGRSQWDAVFEASDSRARPILLTAAAASLALIPISRQIFWGPMAYAMMGGIIAGTVITLVFVPALYLAVFRVKAPASDA, encoded by the coding sequence ATGAAATCGTTCAACCTGTCCGACTGGGCACTCAAGCACCGGTCATTCGTTTGGTTTCTAATGATCATTTCTTTGGTGGCCGGGGCGCTTTCCTATGTGAATATCGGGCGCGAGGAAGATCCTGATTTCTCGATCAAGACGATGATCATTCAGGCCGCCCTGCCCGGTGCCTCCACGACGGAAACATTGCGACAAGTCACTGACCGGATTGAGAAAAAGCTCGAAGATCTCGAATCGCTGGATTTCACCCGGTCCGTCACTGGGCCGGGGCTTGCGATTGTCTATGTCGAACTGCTGCCCACAACAAAGGCCGATCAATTGCCCCGTATCTGGCAGACCGTGCGCAATTATATGGGCGACATCAGGGGCGAGTTTCCACAGGAATTTGCGGGCTTTCAGTTCAATGACAACTTTGGCGACGTGTTTGGCAATATCTACGCTTTCACCTCCGACGGCTATTCCCCACGGGAAATGCGCGATTACGTCGAACGGGTGCGGCGCGCCGTTCAGGCGCTGGATGATGCCGGCAAGGTCGAGATTTTTGGCGTTCGGGAAGAGACCATTTATCTTGAGTTTTCGACCGAGCGGCTGGCGGCACTTGGGCTGAACCAACAGGCGGTGCTGAACACCCTGTCAGCACAGAATGCAATTATTCCATCCGGGGTCATCGACGCCGGTGATGAACAGGTCCTTGTGCGGGTCGGCGGCCAGTTTGAGGGCACCGAAAGCCTTGAAGACATCAATCTGCGTGTGGGTGAGCGGTTCTTTCGCCTGACGGATGTGGCCGACATCAAGCGCGGGTATGTCGATCCGCCCTCGACCATGTTCCGCTATAACGGCACCGAAGCCATGGGCCTGTCGGTAGGGATGCGCAAAGGGGCCAATATCATCGATTTCGGCGCTGAGTTGACGGCGGTGATGACACTGGCGCAGGCCGATATGCCAATTGGGATCACCATTCATCAGGTCGCCGATCAACCCCATGTGGTGGACGAGGCGGTGGGACATTTCATACAGGCACTGATCGAGGCGGTGCTGATCGTGCTTGCGGTCAGCTTTATCAGTCTGGGCGTGCGAGCGGGTCTGGTTGTGACCATCACCATTCCCTTGGTGCTGGCGATTACCTTTGTGATCCTCGACTACTACGGCATCACCCTGCAGCGGATATCGCTTGGAGCGCTGATCATTGCGCTTGGCCTTTTGGTCGATGACGCGATGATCGCGATTGAAACGATGATCTCCCAGCTTGAAAAGGGCGAAACACTGACGCGCGCCGCGTCCTATGCGTGGACCTCGATCGCGGCACCGATGCTGACCGGCACGCTGATCACTGTCGCAGGTTTTATCCCGATCGGGCTGAACACATCGGCGGCGGGGGAATTCACGTTCTCGCTCTTTGTGGTGATTGCTGTTTCGCTGCTGATCTCCTGGATCGTTGCGGTGCTTTTTGCGCCGCTTTTAGGGGTCACGCTGCTGCCTGCCAAGATGAAAGCGCACGATGCCGGGCCGGGCCGTCTGCGCCGTGGATTTCACCGCATCTTACACAGCGCCATGCGTTTTCGCTGGCTGACCATCATGGCCACCGTTGTGGTCTTTGGCGGGGCCATCTGGGGAATGCGTTTTGTCGAGAACCAGTTCTTCCCCAACTCTGACCGACCCGAGTTGCTGGTGGATTTCACCTTGCCGCAAAACGCGTCTATCACCGCCACGCAAACGCAAATGGACCGCATGGAGCGCCATCTGGAAGGCAACGACCATGTGCTGTTCTGGTCTTCCTATGTCGGGCGTGGTGCGCCACGGTTCTTGCTGTCGTTCAATGTTCTGACACCCGGGGCCAATACCGGACAGATCGTTATTCAAACCCCCTCAGTTCAGGACCGCGATGCCCTGCGCACCCAACTCAGAGAGATTGCCGCACAGGAGTTTCCCGGGACCGACATCTACGTCAAGCTGCTTGAGATCGGGCCGCCGGTGGGACGTCCGGTGCAATACCGTCTGAGCGGACCGGACACCGACGTGGTACGCGATACCGCGCGCGACCTTGCTGCGCTTATGGCCACAGATGACCGATTGACCAGCATTGTGATGGACTGGAACGAACCGGCGCGGGTGATCCGGGTCAACATCCTGCAAGACAAGGCACGACAACTGGGCATTTCCGCCGCCGACATCGCGGGCGCGTTAAACGCGATCTATGATGGCACCCAGATCACGCAGCTGCGCGATGCCACGTACCTTGTGGATATTGTGGCGCGTGGCGCGCCCGATGACCGCACATCGGTAGAGGCGCTGGCGAACTTGCAACTGAACGCAACCGACGGCGCGGTCATTCCGCTGCGTGCCGTTGCCACCTTTGATTTCGGCACCGAACAACCCGTGATCCATCAACGTGACCGGATGCCAACGATCACCGTCAAGGCCGCCATTGCCACCGATGATCAGCCAGACACCATTGCAAACGATCTGGCTGACAAGATCGCCGATTTTCGCGCCGCCCTGCCCTTTGGCTACAGCGTCGTTGTGGGCGGCACTGTTGAATCCAGTGCGGACAGTCAGGGCCCGATTGCCGCCGTGGTGCCATTGATGATGTTGATCATGCTGTCGCTGATCATGGTGCAGATGCAGGGATTCCGTCTGACGTTTGTTGTGCTTTGCGTCGCACCTCTGGGCCTGATCGGTGTGGTGGCCGCGCTGGTGCCTTCCGGTGCGCCGTTGGGCTTTGTGGCGATCCTGGGGGTGTTGGCGCTGGTCGGCATCCTGATCCGCAATTCGATCATTCTGGTGCATGAGATCGAAGAGCTGTGCCGCGCCGGGCGCAGCCAGTGGGATGCGGTATTCGAGGCGTCGGACAGTCGCGCGCGACCAATCCTGTTGACCGCCGCTGCCGCCAGCCTTGCGCTGATCCCGATTTCGCGACAGATTTTCTGGGGGCCGATGGCCTATGCGATGATGGGGGGTATCATCGCCGGCACAGTGATCACTCTGGTCTTTGTTCCGGCACTTTATCTGGCAGTCTTCCGGGTCAAAGCACCCGCGAGCGACGCATAG
- a CDS encoding efflux RND transporter periplasmic adaptor subunit, translating into MMISGRTLFASLIFSLPVYAETPLAVNVVVAQSVEDVRVNALIGEIVARNTLTASFPAGGRLASVDVEQGDKVAAGAVLARMESVRQEQALRAAEAGVATAQADFRQAQADLVRQNALIERGATTRIARDAAEDALTISEGVLAQAQADFDQARKALDDTVLLAPAAAEVTDRMGEPGQVLGAAQPVVKLALGTDLDAIFDVPEALLTSETHSETIQLDLLDSTDAGFSGTVREVSPLVDASTGTVEVTVSVQDAPAGASYGDAVRGTVRLQVDDRMALPFTAMSATKDGPAVWVVNPETRTVSLQQVDIDRFETARMILKAGLEEGTIVVTDGAQLLYPGRTVTYQEPTK; encoded by the coding sequence ATGATGATTTCCGGACGGACGTTATTTGCCAGCCTCATCTTTTCCCTGCCTGTCTATGCTGAGACACCGCTGGCCGTGAACGTCGTCGTCGCCCAAAGCGTGGAAGATGTGCGCGTTAATGCCCTCATTGGCGAAATCGTGGCCCGCAACACGCTGACCGCATCATTTCCCGCAGGCGGTCGGCTTGCCAGCGTCGATGTTGAACAGGGCGACAAGGTTGCCGCCGGGGCGGTGCTGGCGCGAATGGAATCGGTGCGACAGGAACAAGCCCTGCGTGCGGCAGAGGCAGGTGTTGCAACGGCGCAGGCTGATTTCCGTCAGGCCCAGGCAGACCTTGTGCGCCAGAATGCCTTGATCGAACGCGGTGCCACAACCCGCATCGCCCGCGACGCAGCCGAAGATGCGCTGACCATCTCAGAAGGGGTGCTGGCACAGGCGCAGGCTGATTTCGATCAGGCGCGCAAGGCGCTGGACGATACCGTTTTGCTGGCCCCCGCCGCCGCCGAAGTCACGGACCGGATGGGCGAACCGGGTCAGGTTCTGGGCGCGGCACAACCGGTTGTCAAACTGGCGCTTGGAACCGACCTTGATGCGATATTTGATGTGCCAGAGGCATTGTTAACAAGCGAAACACATTCCGAGACGATCCAGCTTGATCTGCTCGATTCCACCGACGCTGGCTTTTCCGGAACAGTACGCGAGGTCTCGCCGCTGGTCGATGCCTCAACAGGCACGGTTGAGGTGACTGTGAGCGTTCAGGATGCCCCGGCGGGTGCCAGCTATGGCGATGCCGTGCGCGGTACCGTGCGGCTGCAGGTCGATGACCGGATGGCCCTGCCCTTTACCGCGATGTCAGCCACCAAGGACGGGCCCGCCGTCTGGGTGGTCAATCCCGAAACGCGAACTGTCTCGCTGCAGCAGGTCGATATTGACCGTTTCGAGACAGCCCGCATGATTTTGAAGGCCGGGCTGGAGGAAGGCACTATCGTCGTCACCGACGGGGCGCAATTGCTCTATCCTGGCCGGACTGTCACCTATCAGGAGCCCACAAAGTGA
- a CDS encoding DUF1850 domain-containing protein, which yields MSTHGTFGAFGVAFLAILTLPDAARSDPSLCLNSHPSNEIVKTYPLDPGGTFALGFIHSVSRTPVVDTYEIAAGQIIQTAEIFKAHGAGLPSTTNEMHATGWRHENGHFILDLERPIGAMIVRVQPEYENTLHINGQSIALASLGHVALRIAACEPSE from the coding sequence ATGTCGACACATGGCACTTTTGGTGCCTTTGGGGTGGCCTTTTTGGCCATCCTGACCTTGCCTGACGCGGCCCGTTCGGACCCCTCTTTGTGCCTGAACAGCCATCCGTCGAACGAGATAGTGAAGACCTATCCGCTTGACCCCGGCGGGACCTTTGCATTGGGGTTCATCCATTCCGTCTCGCGCACACCTGTTGTGGATACCTACGAGATCGCTGCAGGGCAAATCATCCAGACGGCGGAAATTTTCAAAGCGCACGGCGCTGGCCTGCCGTCCACGACAAATGAGATGCACGCAACCGGATGGCGGCACGAGAATGGCCATTTCATCCTTGACCTTGAACGTCCCATCGGTGCGATGATTGTGCGGGTTCAGCCCGAATACGAAAATACCCTGCATATCAATGGCCAATCTATTGCGCTTGCATCACTGGGTCATGTCGCCCTTCGGATCGCGGCCTGTGAACCTTCGGAGTAA